One segment of Vicugna pacos chromosome 30, VicPac4, whole genome shotgun sequence DNA contains the following:
- the ADNP2 gene encoding activity-dependent neuroprotector homeobox protein 2 isoform X2, whose protein sequence is MVTSRGCTPAFCRGLHSDWHSPVRAVCYRTISKMFQIPVENLDNIRKVRKKVKSILVDIGLDSCKELLKRYRTKPYCCSLCKYSTKVLTSFKNHLHRYHEDEIDQELVIPCPNCVFSSQPKVVGRHFRMFHAPVRKVQNYTVNILGETKSSRSDVISFTCLKCNFSNTLYYSMKKHVLVAHFHYLINSYFGLRTEELGEQPKADDTLCTEKMPPSDRYYCKKCSANASSQDALMYHILTSDVHRDLENKLRSVISEHIKKPGLLKQMHIAPKPAAHTAAPASGSTVGASATPPCFRLALPQASQSQTSGQPVQGAAPPVTVASGASGSLTHSPPAVAQSHVTLVSSPLPVGQNSLALPPSTPQPVFLSHGVPLSQAANSPVLPLSQPVGPINKSVGTGVLPISQTIRPGVLPFNQPVGPVSRPVGPGVLSVNRPVGSGVLPVNPSVTPGVLQAVSPGVISVSRTVPSGVLPAGQMTPAGVIPSGQAATSGVLPAGQMVQSGVLPIGQTAPSGMLPTGLTVPPRVLPSGQTVPLRVLPAGQVVPPGLLPPNQTVSSGVLPVTQGVNSGVLQLSQPVVSGVLPVGQPVRPGVLQLNQAVNTSILPANQPVRPGASQNTTFLTSGSILRQLIPTGKQVNGIPTYTLAPVSVTLPVPPGGVATVAPPQMPIQLLQSGTAAQMASSVASVPSPPVVVNAAQNVLVQASSSVSESHQALRQAKQWKTCPVCSELFPSNVYQVHMEVAHKHSEATSADKLEPERLAACAPFLKWMREKTVRCLSCKCVVSEEELIHHLLMHGLGCLFCPSTFHDIRGLSEHSRTVHLGKKKLPVDYSSRGFQLDIDANGNLLFPHLDFITILPREELGEREVYLAVLAGIHSKSLVPVYIKVRPQTEGASGRPGRQALTCPFCFGTFVTAEAYELHLKERHHITPTVHTLLKSPAFKCIHCCGVYTGNMTLAAIAIHLLRCRSAPKDSSSDVQVQPSFIENSELLLVNGEVIQDSSFSVKRKLPDGHFGAEDQRDGEERPPVTHAATDPAPEKGTSVVPCKRQRNESRTEGPLVSDDALQILALDPKKYEDRSYEEKKQFLRDYFHKRPYPSRKEIELLSSLLWVWKIDVASFFGKRRYICMKAIKNHKPSVLLGFDMSELKNVKHRLNFEYEPQNL, encoded by the exons aacaatttcaaaaatgtttcaaatTCCTGTGGAGAATCTTGACAACATCAGGAAGGTACGAAAAAAGGTGAAAAGCATTCTTGTGGATATTGGACTTGACAGCTGCAAGGAGTTGCTGAAG aGATACCGAACAAAACCATACTGTTGTAGCCTCTGTAAATATTCCACAAAAGTGCTTACttcattcaaaaatcatttacatCGTTATCACGAAGATGAAATTGACCAAGAGCTGGTGATCCCTTGCCCAAACTGTGTGTTTTCCTCTCAACCCAAAGTTGTGGGAAGACACTTCAGAATGTTTCATGCACCTGTTCGGAAAGTCCAGAACTACACAGTGAATATTTTAGGTGAAACTAAATCATCTAGGAGTGATGTGATAAGTTTTACGTgtttaaaatgtaacttttcaAACACTCTGTACTACAGCATGAAGAAGCATGTGCTGGTAGCCCATTTTCACTATTTAATTAACTCCTACTTTGGCCTGAGAACTGAGGAATTGGGTGAGCAACCGAAAGCTGACGATACCCTTTGTACGGAGAAGATGCCCCCTTCTGACAGATATTACTGTAAAAAGTGCAGTGCCAACGCCAGCAGCCAGGATGCTTTAATGTATCACATCCTGACCTCGGATGTGCACAGGGATTTGGAGAACAAGCTCAGGTCCGTGATCTCAGAGCACATCAAGAAGCCTGGGCTCCTGAAGCAGATGCACATTGCGCCCAAGCCAGCTGCACACACGGCTGCCCCTGCCAGCGGCAGCACTGTGGGCGCCTCGGCCACGCCTCCGTGCTTCCGCCTTGCCTTGCCGCAGGCCAGTCAGAGCCAGACCTCAGGACAGCCAGTTCAGGGTGCAGCCCCGCCGGTGACCGTGGCCTCCGGTGCTTCTGGAAGCCTCACCCACTCTCCGCCAGCCGTTGCCCAGTCCCATGTGACTCTGGTCTCCAGTCCTCTGCCCGTGGGCCAGAACAGCCTCGCTCTGCCACCCTCAACGCCACAGCCTGTCTTCCTCTCCCACGGAGTCCCGCTTAGTCAAGCAGCAAACTCTCCTGTGTTGCCCTTGAGTCAGCCAGTTGGACCCATAAATAAGTCTGTTGGAACCGGTGTCCTTCCCATAAGCCAGACCATCCGCCCAGGGGTTTTGCCCTTCAACCAGCCTGTTGGGCCCGTAAGCAGACCAGTGGGGCCTGGAGTTCTTTCGGTAAATAGGCCCGTTGGGTCCGGTGTCCTTCCTGTCAatccctctgtcactcctgggGTGCTTCAGGCGGTCTCACCAGGGGTGATTTCTGTGAGTCGGACGGTCCCATCAGGGGTGCTTCCTGCAGGACAGATGACCCCTGCTGGGGTCATCCCTTCGGGACAGGCAGCAACTTCTGGGGTCCTCCCTGCTGGCCAGATGGTTCAGTCGGGGGTTCTCCCCATCGGCCAGACGGCTCCATCAGGGATGCTCCCCACTGGGCTGACGGTCCCACCACGGGTCCTCCCTTCTGGCCAGACAgtccccctgagggttctccCTGCCGGCCAGGTGGTCCCACCAGGGCTCCTTCCTCCCAACCAGACGGTCTCATCAGGTGTTCTCCCGGTGACCCAGGGTGTTAACTCTGGTGTTCTTCAGCTCAGCCAGCCTGTTGTGTCAGGGGTTCTTCCTGTGGGCCAGCCAGTGAGGCCAGGGGTCCTGCAGCTTAAtcaggctgtgaacaccagcatTCTGCCTGCAAATCAGCCCGTCAGACCCGGTGCTTCACAAAACACCACTTTCCTGACATCAGGCTCCATCCTCAGACAACTGATACCCACAGGAAAACAAGTGAATGGGATTCCCACGTACACACTCGCCCCGGTTTCTGTCACTTTGCCCGTGCCACCTGGGGGTGTTGCCACTGTTGCCCCTCCCCAGATGCCCATCCAGCTGCTGCAGTCGGGCACAGCTGCACAGATGGCCAGTTCCGTGGCCAGCGTGCCCTCCCCGCCAGTGGTGGTGAATGCCGCTCAGAATGTGTTGGTTCAGGCGTCTTCGTCGGTGTCAGAGTCACATCAGGCGCTCAGGCAGGCGAAGCAGTGGAAGACCTGCCCAGTGTGCAGCGAGCTCTTCCCTTCCAACGTCTACCAGGTCCACATGGAGGTGGCGCACAAGCACAGTGAGGCCACGTCTGCCGACAAACTGGAGCCGGAGAGGCTGGCGGCGTGCGCGCCGTTTCTGAAGTGGATGCGGGAGAAGACTGTGCGGTGTCTGTCCTGCAAGTGCGTAGTCTCGGAGGAGGAGCTCATCCACCACCTGCTGATGCACGGCCTGGGCTGCTTGTTCTGCCCGTCCACCTTCCATGACATCAGAGGCCTTTCGGAGCACAGTAGGACCGTGCACCTGGGGAAGAAGAAGTTGCCCGTGGATTACAGTAGCAGAGGCTTTCAGCTGGACATTGATGCCAATGGCAACCTGCTGTTCCCCCACCTCGACTTCATCACCATCTTgcccagggaggagctgggggagcgGGAAGTCTACTTGGCAGTCCTGGCTGGGATACACTCCAAGTCGCTGGTGCCTGTGTACATTAAGGTGCGGCCCCAGACCGAGGGCGCCTCTGGGAGGCCTGGCAGACAGGCCCTGACCTGCCCCTTTTGCTTTGGCACCTTTGTGACGGCAGAGGCGTACGAGCTGCACCTGAAGGAGAGGCACCACATCACGCCCACAGTCCACACGCTTCTGAAGTCGCCGGCATTCAAGTGCATCCACTGCTGTGGGGTCTACACGGGCAACATGACCCTGGCCGCCATCGCCATCCACCTGCTGCGCTGTCGGAGTGCTCCAAAGGACAGCAGCTCCGATGTCCAGGTCCAGCCGAGCTTCATCGAGAACAGCGAGCTGCTTTTAGTCAACGGTGAGGTGATCCAGGACTCCAGTTTTTCTGTGAAGAGAAAGCTGCCTGATGGCCACTTTGGGGCAGAAGACCAGAGGGACGGCGAGGAGAGGCCTCCTGTCACACACGCTGCCACAGACCCGGCTCCAGAAAAGGGGACGAGTGTTGTGCCTTGTAAAAGACAGAGGAATGAAAGCCGGACGGAGGGGCCACTTGTTAGTGACGATGCTCTTCAGATTTTAGCATTAGACCCTAAGAAATATGAAGACCGTTCTTACGAAGAAAAAAAGCAGTTTCTTAGAGATTATTTTCACAAGAGACCATATCCTAGTAGAAAGGAAATAGAGCTGTTATCCTCACTCTTATGGGTGTGGAAAATTGATGTGGCTTCATTCTTTGGAAAAAGAAGATACATTTGCATGAAAGCAATAAAAAATCACAAGCCTTCTGTGCTTTTAGGCTTTGATATGTCTGAACTtaaaaatgttaaacacagattGAACTTTGAGTATGAACCAcaaaacttgtaa